The following coding sequences lie in one Microbacterium sp. XT11 genomic window:
- a CDS encoding MFS transporter yields the protein MIGIRSFWNALPTEGRWLLSTVVVQTLGRGMTLPFTIIYLHEVRGFDLGLSGALMSLIAVTGLVVTGPGGTLIDRFGARRVLIAGLLSMIAGCSLLAFATHPAVATVAVVLIGVNFGVSWPGFNALIATVVSGELRQQYFGVNFALVNLGIGIGGVIGGFFVNVDDPVTFTVIFLVDAASSLVPLALLLGPLRRVRTHAQPDAADADERHIGYREILRRPAVLWLTVLTFLSVFIGYGQMEAGFPAFARQVSGVSTQVVGIAFAVNTAVIVLLQFAVLRLIRGRRRTRVMQAMAAIWAGSWLVLGATGLLPHTLGAAIGVIAFMGVFAFGETMLQPTVPAMCNDLASDRTRGRYNAINAAAFQGGAITGPLVAGVMLGEGLTTGFVAVMIAGAVVVCVLAIILERVVPASANGIEVTAAEDVADGSTVVRGRTES from the coding sequence GTGATCGGCATCAGGAGCTTCTGGAACGCACTGCCCACCGAAGGACGGTGGCTGCTGTCGACCGTCGTGGTGCAAACCCTCGGTCGTGGAATGACACTGCCGTTCACCATCATCTACCTCCATGAGGTCCGCGGGTTCGACCTCGGCCTGTCCGGTGCGCTCATGAGCCTCATCGCCGTCACTGGCCTCGTGGTGACCGGCCCCGGCGGCACTCTGATCGACCGGTTCGGAGCGCGGAGGGTGCTGATCGCCGGACTCCTCTCGATGATCGCCGGGTGCAGCCTGCTGGCGTTCGCGACGCACCCGGCGGTCGCCACCGTCGCTGTGGTGCTCATCGGCGTGAACTTCGGAGTCTCATGGCCCGGCTTCAACGCACTGATCGCCACTGTTGTGTCCGGCGAACTCCGTCAGCAGTACTTCGGGGTCAATTTCGCCCTGGTGAACCTGGGGATCGGCATCGGCGGCGTCATCGGGGGGTTCTTCGTGAACGTCGACGATCCTGTGACCTTCACCGTCATCTTCCTCGTCGACGCGGCCTCCTCACTTGTGCCCCTGGCTCTCCTGCTCGGCCCGCTCCGCCGTGTGCGGACGCACGCGCAGCCCGACGCCGCCGACGCGGACGAGCGGCACATCGGCTACCGGGAGATCCTGCGTCGCCCCGCCGTGCTCTGGCTCACCGTGCTGACCTTTCTCTCGGTGTTCATCGGCTATGGCCAGATGGAGGCCGGGTTCCCCGCCTTCGCGCGCCAGGTGTCGGGCGTGTCCACCCAGGTCGTCGGCATCGCGTTCGCCGTGAACACCGCGGTGATCGTGCTGCTGCAGTTCGCCGTACTGCGGCTCATCCGCGGACGTCGGCGCACGCGCGTCATGCAGGCCATGGCAGCGATCTGGGCGGGCTCGTGGCTCGTCCTCGGCGCCACCGGTCTCCTTCCGCACACGCTCGGTGCCGCCATCGGGGTCATCGCCTTCATGGGCGTCTTCGCTTTCGGCGAGACGATGCTGCAGCCCACGGTTCCGGCGATGTGCAACGACCTCGCCAGCGACCGCACGCGCGGTCGCTACAACGCCATCAACGCCGCCGCCTTCCAGGGCGGGGCCATCACCGGTCCGCTCGTGGCCGGGGTCATGCTCGGCGAAGGTCTCACGACGGGCTTCGTGGCCGTCATGATCGCGGGCGCGGTGGTCGTCTGCGTGCTCGCGATCATCCTCGAGCGCGTCGTACCGGCATCCGCCAATGGGATCGAGGTCACGGCAGCGGAGGATGTCGCAGACGGATCGACCGTCGTCCGCGGACGAACCGAGTCCTAG
- a CDS encoding nuclear transport factor 2 family protein yields the protein MVRTTTEVIHDHLKRRLEGDLDGDLSNYHADVVLLTGSGVYRGHDGVRACAAELERLVGPAEFVFSQTLIDGDFGYLEWGAHDGDVKVCDGADSFVVRDGLIALQTVHYTPQKTD from the coding sequence ATGGTGCGCACCACGACAGAAGTGATCCACGATCACTTGAAGCGTCGACTCGAGGGAGATCTCGACGGTGATCTGTCCAACTACCACGCGGATGTCGTGCTGCTCACCGGCTCGGGCGTCTATCGCGGGCATGACGGAGTGCGGGCGTGCGCAGCCGAGCTCGAGCGGCTCGTCGGTCCTGCGGAGTTCGTGTTCTCGCAGACACTCATCGACGGTGACTTCGGTTATCTGGAGTGGGGTGCCCATGATGGAGATGTGAAGGTGTGCGACGGAGCCGACAGCTTCGTGGTTCGAGACGGACTCATCGCTCTCCAGACCGTGCACTACACCCCGCAGAAGACGGACTAG
- a CDS encoding SRPBCC family protein, producing the protein MSTITADIDVNVPVRTAYEQWTQFESFPEYLSSVEKVTQLDDTMTHWVVNVAGTRREFDARIVDQVPDDHISWRSVDEPRHAGRVSFVPGDEGTHVELSMEWEPEGFVEKAGATLHLDDMAVKRDLQRFKEFIESRHEPTGAWRGEVHGGVTEPSTGAAGDAGTSSAARTSTASGTPGPRSDDVRGDDPDLLV; encoded by the coding sequence ATGAGCACGATCACAGCCGACATCGACGTGAACGTTCCGGTTCGCACTGCATATGAGCAGTGGACGCAGTTCGAATCGTTCCCGGAGTATTTGAGCAGCGTCGAGAAGGTGACCCAGCTCGACGACACCATGACCCATTGGGTCGTGAACGTCGCAGGTACGCGCCGGGAGTTCGACGCACGCATCGTCGATCAGGTGCCGGACGATCACATCAGCTGGCGCAGCGTCGACGAGCCGCGCCACGCCGGCCGCGTCTCCTTCGTGCCGGGCGACGAAGGCACTCATGTCGAGCTCAGCATGGAGTGGGAGCCCGAGGGCTTCGTCGAGAAGGCGGGTGCCACCCTGCACCTCGACGACATGGCCGTGAAGCGCGACCTTCAGCGGTTCAAGGAGTTCATCGAGTCCCGCCATGAGCCGACCGGGGCGTGGCGAGGAGAGGTGCACGGCGGCGTGACCGAGCCGTCGACGGGAGCGGCGGGCGACGCCGGCACATCCTCGGCGGCGAGGACCTCGACGGCATCCGGAACTCCCGGTCCGCGAAGCGATGATGTGCGGGGCGACGACCCCGACCTGCTGGTCTGA